The genome window CCGAAGCCTCAAAAGATCCTCGAATCAATGTCATCATCCACAAGGACTTTGAAAAGTACGACGCAGACGTACTCGACAAGCTCAAGGGCGCAAACGGCGCTGTGTGGGCACTGGGCATCAGCCAGAACAAGGTCAGCAAAGAGTAAGCACAACCCCTCCAACCACCCCTACGAGAAGTGCTTACACGGCCACAGGGATTATGTCAAAATCACAAAGGACTACACTTTGGAAGCAGCAAAGGCTTTCGCCAACCTACCGCCGAACAACGACCCCTTCCGCTTCATCTACGTCTCAGGCGAGGGCGCGACGCAGACGCCGGGCCGCTTCAGCGCCATCTTCGCCCGAGTCAAGGGCGAGACCGAGACCCTCCTCTCCGAGATGCGCGCCGCGAACCCGCGTCTGCGCGCCGAATCTGTCCGCCCTGCCTTCGTAGACAAGGCCGGCCACAAGGCCGTCGAGACCTATGCGCCCAACGCCGGCGCGCTGTACAACGCCATGAATATGTTCCTCGGCCCCGTGATTCGAACAACTATGCCATCTTTTGTCAGCCCGACAGAAGTTTTGGGCAAATTCATGAGTGAAATGGCGATGGGCAAGATGGATGACGGACTTACTGCGGGCGGGAAGGGGATTATTACGCTTAACGGCGGATTGAGGGTCGTGGAGAATGTTGGCTTCAGAAGGTTGGCTGGTTTGCAGTGAAGATACCCCGTGAGATATGAATCCCAGTGCCGACGTgtaaagtagcttttttgTTGTAGTATTGCGTTCCATTGGCAGTTGAATTATGACTCACCATACCGGTTGTCTAAATGTTCAGGGTTTACACTGATTTGCGCTCGCATCTTTGGACATGGACGATCAACTTGTCGCATTGCAAAACCCCAACACTACATAATGCTCGATCTGGGGCCAAGTCGCCAGCCGAAACCACTCATTGGATCCCACAGGGATCCCCTGGCTCAATGGTCTAGTGGTATGATTCGCCCTTCGGGTTTACCAATCCTTGCGCACAGCGTGAAATTGGGCGAGGTCTCGGGTTCGAATCCCGATTGAGCCCTTCCGTTTTGCCAATTCTTGATATATCGTGTCAAGGTTGATTTGTTTTTGGCTGACGGTCATTCCTCAATGTTTGCGAGCGACGGCTTCGTCGCTTTGACTTGGTTGTGGCCAGATAACCCCTTTTGTGGTCTAGAAAGACTACAGCTAACACGAAGTTAAGGCACTCATGTCAAGATTGTACTTGGCTGACATGACACAGCAACATTCGCGAAAAAACATTAGTGGGTGACACGATGTGCGACAATGGGTGGTCAGTCAGCATGAAGTGGATGCGGGCTAACTCATGTATTGTTGTCGCCATGCGAGCTATCTGGAGCCGGACTCTCACTTCGGCATGCTTGCCAACGACCCAAAAGCCCCTTCCCATATCAAACGAATGTTAGAGGGTGAGACGCCTCGATACCAGGAAGCCAAGACGCCCGAACGCTGAATTACGAAATCCTCAAGACCTCGAGGCCGGATCTCTTCTGGTCGTTGTAACCTTTCTGCCGTTTCTTATGATATCATCCCAGCATGCCTTTTTCCCCATACCTATCCCCGTATTCCGTTTTGTCGTCCTTGACCTAGGAGCTCCCAAGTACGTCTCGACTCAAAGTAGGAAAGCGATGTTCAACATTCGAACCAATCTAAGACAGATGGTTGGCAGCTGGGCGGCGTGTGTTGCTAGGGAATACGCTCTAGCTGCATCGCTTGGTCGGCCCATGTAGTAAGTAGCAAGGAGATGTAGTATGCCT of Colletotrichum lupini chromosome 8, complete sequence contains these proteins:
- a CDS encoding nucleoside-diphosphate-sugar epimerase; this encodes MHLILTGATGLVGSGVLDAMIKMKDITKISILSRSPIPMAEASKDPRINVIIHKDFEKYDADVLDKLKGANGAVWALGISQNKVSKEDYVKITKDYTLEAAKAFANLPPNNDPFRFIYVSGEGATQTPGRFSAIFARVKGETETLLSEMRAANPRLRAESVRPAFVDKAGHKAVETYAPNAGALYNAMNMFLGPVIRTTMPSFVSPTEVLGKFMSEMAMGKMDDGLTAGGKGIITLNGGLRVVENVGFRRLAGLQ